A genomic segment from Nostoc sp. ATCC 53789 encodes:
- a CDS encoding isoprenylcysteine carboxylmethyltransferase family protein, with protein MIDTGVYGVVRHPMYAGAILVMVGMSLWLESVAASLLTIVPMTILVVRIQFEEQFLRQELKGYDSYTQKIRYKLLPYLW; from the coding sequence GTGATTGATACCGGAGTTTACGGCGTTGTGCGGCATCCTATGTATGCAGGTGCTATTTTGGTGATGGTTGGTATGTCCCTGTGGTTAGAATCCGTAGCAGCATCTCTACTAACGATCGTTCCCATGACAATCCTGGTTGTACGGATTCAATTTGAGGAGCAATTTTTACGGCAAGAACTTAAGGGCTACGACAGCTATACACAAAAAATTAGGTATAAGTTGTTGCCATATCTCTGGTAA